The nucleotide window CCGCCGACGAGCGCGTCGCCCTCGGCCATCGCCTGGGCGACCCACTTGAAGCCGACCGGGACTTCTCGGACGGTCTCGCCGTGGGCCTCGGCGATGCGGTCGATCAGGTAGGTCGTCGAAACCGTGCGGACGACCGACCCCGACTCGTCCTCGAGCAGGTAGTCGTAGAGGGCGGCGAAAAACAGGTTCTCGTCGAGATAGCCGCGCTCGGGTGTGACGATAGCGATGCGGTCGGCGTCGCCGTCGTTTGCGATTCCGAGCGTTGGTTCGGTCCCGTCGTCGGTGACGAGGTCGATCAGTGTCTCGAGATTCTCGGGGGCAGGCTCAGGAGCCCCGCCGCCGAAGGTCGGATCGCGCTCACAGCGCAGACACTCGAGCGAGACGCCCGCGCGCTCGAGGGCGGCGTCGGTCGTCCCCCGGCCGCTGCCGTGCATGGCGTCGTAGGCGACGGTCAGCTTCGCTGCCGAGAGATCGGCGCTGCCCGTGACATCCGTGATCAGTTCGAAGACGGCGTCGGCGTGGGGGCTGGCGAGATCGACCTCGCTGACCGTGCCGTGGTCGGCTTCCGGCAGCGGGTCAGGCTCGGCGAGCCGGTCCGCGATGGCGTCTGTCACCTCCGGCAGCGCCGGCGCGCCGTCGGAGGGAATGAACTTCACACCATTGTACTCCGGCGGGTTGTGCGAGGCCGTAATCGCGAGTCCGCCCACCAGTTCCCGCTCGACGATGGCGTGGGCGACCAGCGGCGTCGGCCGGTCGCGCTCCGGCATGACGACGTCGAAGCCGTTGGCACACAGCGTTCGGGCTAGCTCCTCGGCGAAGCCGCGCGAGGTCTCCCGCGCGTCGTAACCGACGACGACCGCACCCTCGAGTCCCTCATCGCGGAGATACGTCGCGACGGCCTGTCCGACCATCCGGACCCGCGGTGTCGTGAACTCCTCGAGCGTCGCCCGCCAACCGTCAGTACCGAAACTGATCGTCTCCATACGCGTGGGTCTATGCCAGCGGCGAAAAAGGCGGCGTTGTCACACGCCAGTTGACACGATCCGGTCGACGACTCGTCTCAGACGTCGACGGTATCGAGGCGCTGCTCGAACAGCCGTTCGCCCGTCTCGTCGCAGGTCACGGCGACCACTTGGTGTGAGCTACAGCAGGATTCGACGACTTCCTCGCCCATGCTGACCGCGCCGCCGGTCGGACACGTCTCGAGGAACATCCGGAGGCTGTTACAGATCCGACCTTTCGTCTCGGGACCGTGATCGGCCCAGTCGGGCGTCCACGTCTCGAGGGTGCGACTGGCGGCGACGTCGGCGAGCAACGCGGCACGGGACGGCCAGCGCCCAGCAACACCGGCGTCGGACCGAAGCACACGGACGTCCTCGTGACTCTCGAGGTCGAACGCCTCCGGATCGGCGCCGAAGTCGAACGCGTCGATGACGGATTTGGAATCGAGGCCCGCGTCGTCCAGCGTCTCGATCCGTTCGAACCAGTCGCGTTCGAACGCCTCGGTGAGACAGAGATCATCCTCGTCGGCACAGGGCTCGAGAACGCCGTGCTCGAGGAAGTACGTCTCGAGGTCGACGGCCCCCGCTTCGGCGGCCGCATCGGCGGTGGATGCGTCAGTAGCGTCAGCAGTCGCGACGTCTGCATCGGTATCGGCGGTGGTATCCATCGCTGGAGCTGTCGGCTCGTCGTCGCCGGCCTCGCTTGCGTCGCTGGCTGTCGACGCAGCCTGAGACGCCTCGTCCGTGGAGTCGATCGTGCCAGCACCGAAGCCGCTCGCGAGGTCGGGTTCCGATTCTTTGCCGAACCAGCGCAGAACCTCCGGCGGGAGATATCGTTTAGTGAGCGTCGGCGTCCCGGGAACGAGATAGCCGCGCAAATAAATGAGCCCGATCGAGAGCCCGACCGCGAGCAGGCCACCAATTCTGGATTTACGTGCAACCAGCGAGCCGACGACCGCAGCGATGAGTAGGTTCAGTATCGTACACGGTTCACACCGGTTCTCGCCGGTGTACGCCGGCTGTTTGAGATCGTTGACGATGTCGATATCCATGTGATACCGAGAAACGTGGTGAAAGAGTATCTGCTTTGCGGACTATTGACATTCTCCATATGACTGAAGTCGTGGGCTTTCTCCTCGATTTTCTGTAACTAAGACAATGTGTTTCGGCTGTCACTCGAGGCCAACGAGTCGCTCCTTCTGGTGGCGTGTGAGTTGCTTGATCTCGTACTCGCGGGACATCGCGGCCGATTTCGAGTCGAAGCGTTCGGTGTAACAGGGTTCGACCGGCGTTCGACCGCGGGTGTACTTCGCGCCCTCGCCCGCGTTGTGCTCGCGAACCCGTCGCTCGAGATCGGTCGTGTAGCCCGTATACAGCGAGCCGTCGGCACACTCGAGGACGTAGACGACGTGATCTGACATACCCGGGCAACAGTACGGAGCCGACCGGTTTCGTCCCTCCGATTCTACAGTCCGTGGTCTACCGGACGGGTTGGGGACGATCCGGCCAAGAAACAGCTGCGTAGTGACATCCTCCCCGCCGTAAAGGCGGGGCTTCCCACACGGGGGGAATGCCAGTCAGTCGTCGTCTCCAGAACCTTCGGTTCTGGCGGGCTGCACGAGACTTTCAGTCTCGTGAACGCTGGCAGAGGGTTTCGACTCTTGAAACGGTGTGAGTATCATCTGCGAGGGTGTCTCGCTCTGCTCACACTGAGCCGTGGCGGTGTCACAACCGCTCCCGTCCTGTGGCGAGTCATCGACTACCTGTTTCACTGGTAGGCTCTCTCCCCACGGGTCTACGCGACGTGCGATGTTCGCACTCGCGTTAATATCCGCTTGAAACATCGATACGTGACACTCTGGGTTCTTGTACTTGAACTCGGCCTGTCGAGGTCGATACCCGATGTGCTTGCACGAGTGACACGTTTTCGAGGTGTATTGCGGGTGGACGTATCGAACTGGAATACCTGCGTCCTTCGCCTTGTCCTCGATGCGACCTTGAAGACGAGCGAAGGCCCACGAGTGCAGGCGGCGGTTCATGTACTTCCCGTAGTCCAGCGACTCGCGGATGTACGCCAAATCCTCCATCACGATGACTGGATTTTCAAACTGACGTGCATAGTCCACGGACTCACGAGACGCCTTCTCGATGATGTCTGTGAGGCGATTCTGGTAGTACGAGGAGCGTTCTTCGACGCGCCACTCCGAAGCGTCTCACTCTTGGAGTCGCTTGAGCGTCGTGAACATCTCTTTGCGGATTCGCTTGGCTTCTTTCCCGTTGAGTAACAGTGGTT belongs to Natronorubrum aibiense and includes:
- a CDS encoding GIY-YIG nuclease family protein; translated protein: MSDHVVYVLECADGSLYTGYTTDLERRVREHNAGEGAKYTRGRTPVEPCYTERFDSKSAAMSREYEIKQLTRHQKERLVGLE
- a CDS encoding phosphoglucomutase/phosphomannomutase family protein produces the protein METISFGTDGWRATLEEFTTPRVRMVGQAVATYLRDEGLEGAVVVGYDARETSRGFAEELARTLCANGFDVVMPERDRPTPLVAHAIVERELVGGLAITASHNPPEYNGVKFIPSDGAPALPEVTDAIADRLAEPDPLPEADHGTVSEVDLASPHADAVFELITDVTGSADLSAAKLTVAYDAMHGSGRGTTDAALERAGVSLECLRCERDPTFGGGAPEPAPENLETLIDLVTDDGTEPTLGIANDGDADRIAIVTPERGYLDENLFFAALYDYLLEDESGSVVRTVSTTYLIDRIAEAHGETVREVPVGFKWVAQAMAEGDALVGGEESGGFTVRGHVREKDGVLMAVLAAAMHAEEPIDERVDRLLADHGTVVQNKISVACPDHEKARVLSDLEDEIPETVAGTDVEGVNTADGFKLQLADGSWLLIRPSGTEPVLRVYAEAKDEQRVGALLEAGEALLEPLI